The Edaphobacter sp. 12200R-103 genome contains a region encoding:
- a CDS encoding ABC transporter permease: MFFRLLMESFRRQRRRKALAGLAILLGTTAVTAMLALATTIGDRIHKELASYGANIIVYPAADQLEVKVGGVDVKPVSGGAYLHEGDLKKLRGIFWANNITGVSPELPVRVFGKTALGTDVDAAATGLWFDHSLSNGGSALKTGSVAMHPWWKIQGAWPQESQTRGQHAEVAAGSALAQRLHLKSGDEIQVGGHPGDASQAMTLQVTGVVSTGDAMDNQLLLPLNAAQQIAGTPDAVRRVEISARTKPEDAFARKDPDSLSPAQREIWYCRPYANSIAYQIREAIPGARAEQIRRVEQSEGTVLKRISGLMWLISAAALLAAAFAVSAAMATAVLERQAEIGLMRSLGASKTTVALLFYAEAGLLAVFAGGLGYLAGSGLAAWLGARIFETGGGVTLGSLLIPVLFPVVVTLALVVAIAGSTPAIRRALNHDPSAILRSGV, encoded by the coding sequence ATGTTTTTTCGCCTTTTAATGGAGAGCTTCCGCCGCCAGCGACGACGCAAGGCGCTGGCCGGGCTCGCGATTCTTCTGGGCACAACTGCCGTCACCGCCATGCTGGCGCTCGCGACGACCATCGGAGATCGCATCCACAAGGAGCTGGCAAGCTACGGCGCCAACATCATCGTCTATCCTGCGGCCGACCAGCTTGAGGTGAAGGTTGGTGGTGTGGATGTAAAGCCCGTCTCCGGCGGGGCGTACCTGCACGAAGGTGATCTGAAAAAGCTGCGCGGAATCTTCTGGGCGAACAACATCACTGGCGTCAGCCCGGAGTTGCCGGTACGCGTGTTCGGCAAAACCGCGCTGGGCACTGATGTAGACGCGGCAGCAACCGGACTGTGGTTCGATCACTCACTCAGCAACGGTGGTTCGGCACTCAAAACCGGGTCTGTCGCCATGCATCCCTGGTGGAAGATACAAGGAGCGTGGCCGCAGGAGAGTCAGACTCGCGGCCAGCATGCAGAGGTTGCGGCAGGTTCCGCGCTAGCCCAGCGATTGCACCTCAAATCAGGTGACGAGATTCAGGTCGGCGGACATCCCGGTGACGCTTCGCAGGCAATGACGCTGCAGGTGACGGGAGTGGTTTCAACAGGAGACGCCATGGATAATCAGCTACTGCTGCCGTTGAACGCCGCGCAGCAGATCGCGGGTACTCCGGATGCAGTTCGCAGGGTTGAAATCTCCGCCCGCACCAAGCCCGAGGATGCCTTCGCCCGCAAAGACCCGGACTCGCTCTCACCCGCACAGCGCGAGATTTGGTATTGCCGTCCTTACGCCAACTCCATCGCCTACCAGATTCGCGAAGCCATCCCCGGCGCACGCGCAGAGCAGATTCGCCGCGTCGAGCAGAGCGAAGGCACTGTCCTGAAGCGCATCAGCGGGTTGATGTGGCTGATCAGCGCAGCGGCGTTGCTGGCAGCAGCTTTTGCCGTCAGTGCCGCGATGGCGACCGCCGTTCTGGAGCGCCAGGCGGAGATTGGCCTGATGCGCTCGCTCGGCGCGAGCAAGACAACAGTAGCGCTGCTCTTCTACGCCGAGGCTGGGCTGCTGGCGGTCTTCGCCGGCGGTTTGGGATACCTCGCCGGTTCAGGCCTTGCGGCATGGCTGGGAGCGCGAATCTTCGAGACAGGCGGCGGCGTGACGCTGGGCTCACTACTCATCCCGGTGCTCTTCCCTGTCGTCGTTACGCTGGCGCTGGTCGTAGCCATCGCAGGAAGCACCCCGGCCATCCGCCGCGCCCTGAATCACGATCCTTCCGCCATTCTGAGGTCCGGCGTATGA
- a CDS encoding ABC transporter permease has product MSRLSMTAILRRSLVHRRARSFSALIALTVSAAVATALLTLYADLDSKLHHEFRSFGANIVVTAEDTTRGLAPDAIERVRAAAGPDAQAAEFGYAIATTDRGTPVVVAGTDFAAVRRLNSWWKVDAWPANTETQAALLGQRAAEFVADEHSVQLKFADRAITLRGVGRLHTGGDEDSRIYLPMAAFTTWTGAAPSTIEVQIPGGEAQVEAAITRLREAMPTAKVEPVRKLVEGESRIVDKTHALMYGAVLLIALTVAVSVLATLSASVLERRRDFALMKALGGSQSTLMAMFLLEALVLALGGVVGGFVIGSAAAWTISQLDFHTATLPRLGVVPIVLLVNVLIAAFAALLPVRALRGLEPAALLKGE; this is encoded by the coding sequence ATGAGCAGGCTGAGCATGACGGCGATTCTGCGGCGCTCGCTGGTGCATCGGCGGGCGCGAAGCTTCTCCGCGCTGATTGCCCTGACGGTCTCGGCGGCGGTCGCAACGGCGCTGCTGACTCTCTACGCCGATCTGGATTCGAAGCTGCATCACGAGTTCCGCAGCTTCGGCGCAAACATCGTCGTCACCGCAGAGGATACGACCCGCGGGCTTGCCCCGGATGCCATCGAGCGTGTGCGAGCGGCTGCTGGACCCGATGCGCAGGCGGCCGAGTTCGGATACGCCATCGCCACCACCGACCGAGGGACGCCCGTCGTAGTGGCAGGGACAGATTTTGCGGCCGTGCGAAGGCTGAACTCCTGGTGGAAGGTCGATGCCTGGCCTGCGAACACAGAAACACAGGCTGCACTGCTCGGCCAGCGGGCAGCGGAATTTGTCGCCGACGAACACAGCGTGCAACTGAAATTTGCCGATCGCGCCATCACCCTGCGTGGCGTAGGAAGACTGCACACGGGTGGTGACGAGGACAGCCGCATCTACCTCCCCATGGCTGCCTTCACCACCTGGACAGGCGCAGCGCCGAGCACCATCGAGGTTCAGATACCCGGGGGCGAGGCGCAGGTAGAGGCAGCGATCACCCGTCTGCGCGAGGCGATGCCAACGGCAAAGGTCGAGCCGGTACGGAAGCTCGTGGAAGGCGAGAGCAGGATCGTCGATAAGACCCATGCGCTGATGTACGGCGCCGTGCTGTTGATCGCCCTCACCGTCGCCGTCAGCGTGCTGGCGACGCTGTCTGCGAGCGTGCTGGAACGCAGGCGCGACTTTGCCCTGATGAAGGCTCTAGGGGGCTCGCAGTCCACCCTGATGGCGATGTTTCTGCTGGAGGCCCTGGTGCTTGCGCTGGGTGGCGTTGTAGGCGGCTTTGTCATCGGCTCGGCTGCGGCATGGACGATCAGCCAACTGGACTTTCATACGGCCACGCTTCCCCGGCTGGGTGTCGTGCCCATCGTGCTCCTGGTCAATGTCCTGATCGCCGCCTTTGCCGCCCTGTTGCCGGTGCGGGCACTGCGAGGGCTGGAACCGGCAGCGCTGCTGAAGGGCGAGTAA
- a CDS encoding ABC transporter ATP-binding protein produces the protein MENPIDLETRPDCAVIALHGVTREYAGHAGTVRALDQASFSIVAGEWVAITGPSGSGKSTLVNLIGCLDRPTSGELRIDSVDVAAMSPTELDRFRADKIGFIFQQFHLIPYLSAVENVMLAQYFHSMTDEKEARAALERVGVGHRANHLPSELSGGEQQRVCIARALINNPPILLADEPTGNLDAANQKIVAGLLQDLHAHGHTIVMVTHDPEMAALAQRKIALSHGKVFCHPVGGPVISLRK, from the coding sequence ATGGAGAATCCGATCGATCTTGAGACCCGGCCGGACTGTGCAGTCATTGCACTGCACGGCGTGACGCGCGAGTACGCCGGCCACGCCGGCACGGTCCGCGCGCTGGACCAGGCCTCGTTCTCCATCGTCGCTGGCGAGTGGGTCGCCATCACCGGCCCCTCAGGCTCGGGAAAGAGCACACTGGTGAACCTGATCGGCTGCCTGGACCGGCCGACCTCGGGCGAGCTTCGAATCGACAGCGTCGATGTAGCGGCGATGTCCCCGACGGAGCTGGACCGCTTTCGGGCCGACAAGATCGGATTCATCTTCCAGCAGTTTCACCTGATCCCCTACCTGTCGGCCGTTGAAAACGTCATGCTGGCGCAATACTTCCACTCGATGACCGATGAAAAAGAGGCCAGGGCGGCGCTGGAACGTGTTGGGGTGGGCCATCGCGCCAACCATCTTCCCAGCGAGCTCTCTGGCGGCGAGCAGCAGAGGGTCTGCATCGCCCGCGCACTCATCAACAATCCTCCCATCCTGCTGGCGGACGAGCCGACGGGGAACCTGGATGCGGCAAACCAGAAGATTGTGGCCGGACTTTTGCAGGATCTGCATGCCCATGGCCATACAATTGTCATGGTTACGCATGACCCTGAGATGGCCGCCCTGGCGCAGAGAAAGATCGCGCTCAGTCACGGCAAGGTATTCTGTCACCCGGTTGGTGGGCCGGTAATCTCCCTGCGGAAGTAA
- the coaA gene encoding type I pantothenate kinase, producing MNVSSPFQRFNRQEWSALSAGQSLPLTDEDIRSLRGLCDRLSLDEVARMYLPLSRLLKLRFEAGQHLFLAQNAFLGRENERSPFVIAISGSVAVGKSTFARTLQALLTRWPGHPNVSLVTTDGFLYPNAVLEERDLMRRKGFPESYDLHRLLGFLHGIKSGDEKVSAPVYSHLSYDVTPNEVQLVEQPDILIFEGLNVLQAPRGASVIASDFFDYSIFLDANKDDLEMWYVERFLALQRTAFQNPSSYFYRYRTLEREEAVATAQKIWREINLPNLVENIQPTRQRADLILHKGAGHEIEAVSLRR from the coding sequence ATGAACGTATCGAGCCCGTTTCAACGTTTTAACCGTCAGGAGTGGAGCGCATTAAGCGCTGGCCAGAGCCTCCCCCTGACCGACGAGGATATTCGCTCGCTACGCGGACTCTGCGACCGACTCTCGCTCGATGAAGTCGCCCGGATGTACCTTCCGCTTTCGCGACTGCTGAAGCTGCGGTTCGAGGCCGGCCAGCATCTCTTTCTTGCACAGAACGCCTTCCTTGGCCGGGAGAACGAGCGGAGCCCCTTTGTAATCGCGATCAGCGGAAGCGTCGCCGTCGGCAAGAGCACCTTCGCTCGTACCCTGCAGGCCCTTCTGACCCGCTGGCCGGGTCACCCGAACGTCTCCCTGGTCACTACAGACGGATTTCTTTATCCCAACGCTGTACTGGAAGAGCGGGACCTGATGCGCCGCAAGGGTTTCCCGGAGAGCTACGATCTCCATCGGCTCCTTGGGTTTCTTCACGGAATTAAATCGGGCGACGAGAAGGTCTCAGCGCCGGTCTACTCTCACCTCAGCTACGACGTCACGCCAAATGAGGTTCAGCTCGTGGAGCAGCCAGACATCCTGATCTTTGAGGGACTGAACGTACTGCAGGCGCCACGAGGAGCCTCCGTGATTGCGTCAGACTTCTTCGACTACTCCATCTTTCTCGATGCCAACAAGGACGACCTGGAGATGTGGTATGTCGAACGATTTCTCGCGCTGCAACGCACAGCCTTCCAGAATCCCTCCTCCTACTTTTACCGCTATCGCACTCTGGAGCGGGAAGAAGCAGTGGCAACAGCCCAGAAGATCTGGCGCGAAATCAATCTGCCAAATCTTGTGGAGAACATCCAGCCGACCCGCCAACGCGCAGACCTGATTCTGCACAAGGGAGCAGGCCATGAGATCGAAGCAGTATCGCTGCGGCGATAA
- a CDS encoding NAD(+)/NADH kinase produces the protein MFKAAIISKPQKPELASILRELVAWLESHDYATVFDPHTAAYLGENLPFTSREEMPREKPNLVIVLGGDGTLLAAARAFAHSPAPILGVNLGSLGFLTEVPLSELYTALEAWCDNCASIEERDMMHSELIRNGKVLKHWDALNDIVVSKGAIARMAEFTVEIDKQFVATMRADGIIISTPTGSTAYNLAAAGPIVMPSVNALVITPICPHLLTIRPIVVPGDAEVNIRVDGGANLTYLTVDGQEAVELELGDEVHCRRSEHSVRLLRPRRNGLFSVLRNKLKWGER, from the coding sequence ATGTTCAAGGCCGCCATTATCTCGAAGCCGCAAAAGCCCGAGCTTGCCTCTATTCTGCGCGAGCTTGTTGCCTGGCTGGAGTCGCACGATTACGCTACCGTCTTCGATCCTCACACCGCGGCCTATCTCGGCGAAAACCTTCCTTTTACTTCCCGAGAGGAGATGCCCCGGGAAAAGCCCAACCTGGTGATCGTGCTGGGAGGCGACGGTACGCTTCTGGCTGCGGCCCGTGCATTTGCGCACTCTCCCGCGCCCATTCTTGGCGTCAACCTCGGCTCTCTTGGATTTTTAACCGAAGTTCCATTGTCGGAGCTCTATACGGCGCTCGAGGCCTGGTGCGACAACTGCGCCAGCATTGAGGAGCGCGACATGATGCACTCCGAGCTGATCCGCAACGGCAAGGTATTGAAGCATTGGGATGCTCTCAACGACATTGTGGTCTCGAAGGGCGCCATCGCCCGCATGGCTGAGTTTACCGTCGAGATCGACAAGCAGTTCGTCGCCACCATGCGCGCCGACGGCATCATTATCTCCACCCCGACCGGTTCGACGGCGTACAACCTGGCCGCTGCCGGTCCGATTGTCATGCCTTCGGTCAACGCGCTCGTCATTACGCCGATCTGCCCGCACCTTTTGACGATCCGTCCGATCGTCGTTCCGGGAGACGCCGAGGTCAATATCCGCGTCGATGGGGGAGCGAACCTAACCTATCTCACCGTGGACGGCCAGGAGGCGGTTGAGCTGGAACTAGGCGACGAGGTTCACTGCCGTCGTTCCGAACATAGCGTGCGACTCCTCCGGCCTCGCCGCAATGGTCTCTTCAGTGTGCTGCGCAATAAACTGAAGTGGGGAGAGCGCTGA
- a CDS encoding TlyA family RNA methyltransferase yields the protein MKNRLDKLLVDQGHAASRERAQALILAGRVLVNEQKIDKPGISVPPDAAIRLLGSDLKYVSRGGLKLEHALNHWAISLAGVHAVDIGASTGGFTDCMLQAGAVTIVAVDTGYGQIAQKLRDDPRVTLRERTNARKLEISELLLPGQPVPTFLAMDVSFISATLVLPSVLKALCSEDAEGWQGTAVILIKPQFEAGRHNVGKGGIVRDPEARRMAIDRVSDAVEELGGSRLDVIDSPIQGMEGNHEYLLRAVFGAA from the coding sequence ATGAAGAACCGGCTCGATAAACTGCTCGTCGATCAAGGTCATGCCGCCTCCCGCGAACGCGCTCAGGCCCTCATCCTCGCCGGACGGGTCCTCGTCAATGAGCAAAAGATCGATAAACCCGGCATCAGCGTCCCGCCGGATGCCGCGATCCGCCTGCTTGGCTCCGACCTCAAATACGTCAGCCGCGGCGGTCTCAAGCTCGAGCACGCTCTGAACCACTGGGCAATTTCCCTTGCCGGGGTCCACGCCGTGGACATCGGGGCCTCGACCGGAGGCTTTACCGACTGCATGCTGCAGGCTGGAGCCGTAACCATCGTAGCGGTCGATACCGGTTACGGCCAGATCGCCCAGAAACTCCGCGACGACCCCCGCGTCACCCTGCGCGAACGCACTAACGCCCGCAAGCTCGAAATCTCCGAACTACTCCTTCCCGGCCAACCGGTTCCCACCTTCCTGGCAATGGATGTTTCCTTTATCTCCGCAACTCTGGTCCTGCCGTCCGTTCTCAAAGCTCTTTGTTCTGAAGATGCTGAGGGCTGGCAGGGAACCGCCGTCATCCTCATCAAGCCGCAGTTCGAGGCGGGCCGCCATAACGTCGGCAAAGGAGGCATCGTGCGCGATCCCGAGGCGCGCCGCATGGCAATCGACCGCGTTTCAGATGCCGTTGAAGAGCTGGGAGGCTCGCGCCTGGATGTAATCGACTCTCCCATCCAGGGCATGGAGGGCAATCACGAGTATCTTCTGCGGGCGGTCTTCGGCGCGGCCTGA
- a CDS encoding sigma-70 family RNA polymerase sigma factor, with translation MALTAKVMEMPAPSVREVRDDATLVMEIRGGDEAAMACFYDRYARVVYSVLLRVLHHPSSAEDLLEDIFLGIWRNPEELLEVRGNLGAWLAILARNRAIDALRRRSPRGTVADISMAAMHDLSSEAERQAVAENTRAAIAQLAPEQRRIFAMAFFDGLSDKEIAEIVGESAPLIKMRIRDTLLALRRAARG, from the coding sequence GTGGCTTTGACCGCTAAAGTGATGGAGATGCCCGCGCCGAGCGTGCGGGAGGTACGAGACGACGCCACGCTGGTGATGGAGATCCGAGGTGGCGACGAGGCCGCGATGGCATGCTTCTACGATCGCTACGCCCGCGTGGTGTATTCGGTCCTGCTGCGAGTGCTGCATCACCCTTCGTCGGCCGAGGACCTTCTTGAAGATATTTTTCTGGGCATATGGCGCAATCCGGAGGAACTACTGGAGGTCCGCGGCAACCTTGGCGCATGGCTCGCGATCCTGGCCCGCAACCGGGCGATCGATGCGCTGCGCCGGCGCAGCCCCCGGGGGACCGTGGCGGATATCTCGATGGCCGCCATGCACGACCTGTCCAGCGAAGCGGAACGCCAGGCTGTGGCCGAGAACACGCGAGCGGCAATAGCGCAGCTCGCTCCCGAACAGAGGAGGATCTTTGCGATGGCCTTCTTCGACGGATTGAGCGATAAGGAGATCGCCGAGATCGTGGGCGAATCGGCTCCGCTGATCAAGATGAGGATTCGGGACACGCTGCTGGCGCTGAGAAGGGCGGCACGAGGATGA